A portion of the Ferrimicrobium sp. genome contains these proteins:
- a CDS encoding COX15/CtaA family protein produces MKQSLQRLQRSVTVSPALFRRISYATLIFCAVIIVTGGIVRLTQSGLGCPTWPDCTTGHFTASFNYHPMIEFVNRVVTFFAALGMSLTAVFAFFRKPFRKDIMWLSVGLLLEVVAESVLGGITVLEKLAPPFVMAHFVLAIIVLWNSLVLYKHAISAAGKAKPVVGQEVVWLGRLMFLNLGAVIIVGTAVAGTGPYSGSPISSRLPFNLRQVAYLHADFAIILVALILANLFLLHQARAPEVVQRRARILLWMGAIQAIIGYTTYFSGLPAVLIGIHIAGATLTWIAMTWYYLSLFHVSREARGEAGKRVAQPSSLSGPSYAS; encoded by the coding sequence ATGAAGCAAAGCCTGCAACGACTGCAGCGGTCGGTTACCGTTTCACCGGCGCTGTTTCGTCGAATATCGTATGCCACGTTGATCTTTTGTGCGGTGATCATCGTGACTGGTGGCATCGTGCGGCTCACGCAGTCGGGTCTTGGCTGTCCGACCTGGCCAGATTGCACGACCGGTCACTTCACTGCGTCGTTTAACTACCATCCGATGATCGAGTTCGTGAACAGAGTCGTCACCTTCTTTGCGGCTCTCGGGATGAGCTTGACGGCGGTCTTTGCGTTCTTTCGCAAGCCTTTTCGCAAAGACATCATGTGGCTCTCTGTCGGATTGTTGCTCGAGGTTGTCGCCGAGAGCGTGCTTGGTGGCATCACTGTTCTCGAGAAGTTGGCGCCCCCCTTCGTCATGGCGCACTTTGTCCTCGCGATCATCGTGTTGTGGAACTCGTTGGTCCTCTACAAGCACGCCATCTCAGCCGCTGGTAAAGCCAAGCCGGTCGTTGGACAGGAGGTCGTCTGGCTCGGCCGGTTGATGTTTTTGAACCTCGGTGCGGTGATCATCGTTGGTACCGCGGTGGCCGGGACCGGCCCCTACTCGGGATCTCCGATCTCGAGTCGCTTACCGTTCAACCTGCGTCAGGTCGCATACCTGCATGCTGATTTCGCCATCATCCTGGTCGCGTTGATATTGGCCAATCTCTTTCTGTTGCACCAGGCTCGCGCCCCTGAGGTCGTGCAGCGACGAGCCCGTATATTGCTGTGGATGGGAGCCATTCAGGCGATCATCGGCTACACCACGTACTTCTCCGGCCTCCCGGCCGTGCTGATTGGGATCCATATTGCTGGCGCAACGTTGACTTGGATCGCGATGACCTGGTATTACCTATCGCTCTTCCATGTCTCCCGCGAGGCCCGTGGTGAGGCGGGCAAGCGAGTTGCACAACCGAGTTCTCTCTCGGGTCCATCGTATGCCTCGTAG
- the clpS gene encoding ATP-dependent Clp protease adapter ClpS, with protein sequence MTILWDDPVNLIPYVIYVLQTLFAFSKVKATELTMQVHRDGKAIVAAGAREDMENNVASLHRYGLWATVGRA encoded by the coding sequence GTGACCATCCTCTGGGACGATCCGGTCAACCTTATCCCGTATGTGATTTACGTGCTCCAGACGCTCTTTGCCTTCTCGAAGGTCAAGGCGACGGAGTTGACGATGCAGGTCCATCGTGACGGAAAGGCGATCGTTGCAGCGGGCGCTCGTGAAGACATGGAGAACAACGTTGCAAGCCTTCATCGCTATGGTCTTTGGGCGACGGTGGGTAGGGCGTGA
- a CDS encoding quinone oxidoreductase, protein MKAVVVESHGGPEKLLFTDIADVHPGPGDIKLRMRAAGVNFIDIYHREGVYPQQLPVVLGNEGAGEVIDIGEGVTEFVVGDRVAYTNVMGSFAEHAVVPAQRAVKLPNDISFDLAAAAMLQGMTAQFLTESCFPLKEGQVAIVHAAAGGVGSLLVQLATHKHHGTVIATSSTPEKAERATNNGATYSVDYDHFEDVAHQLGGASVVYDGVGKTTFDASLASLRPRGMLVLYGAASGQVPPFDLQRLNAAGSIYVTRPSLVHYIATREELLARATTLFADIASGVLTIDIGGRYPLDALAQAQQDLASRATTGKLIITM, encoded by the coding sequence ATGAAGGCAGTCGTCGTCGAGTCTCACGGAGGTCCCGAAAAACTCCTGTTCACCGATATTGCCGATGTCCACCCTGGCCCAGGTGATATCAAACTGAGAATGCGCGCGGCCGGGGTGAACTTCATCGACATTTATCACCGTGAAGGGGTCTATCCCCAACAGCTACCCGTCGTCCTCGGCAACGAGGGTGCCGGAGAGGTGATCGACATCGGTGAAGGGGTGACCGAGTTCGTCGTCGGTGATCGTGTTGCCTACACCAACGTCATGGGCAGCTTTGCCGAACATGCGGTGGTGCCAGCCCAACGAGCCGTGAAACTACCCAACGATATCTCCTTCGATCTCGCAGCTGCGGCCATGCTCCAGGGCATGACCGCCCAGTTCTTGACCGAAAGCTGCTTTCCTCTCAAGGAAGGTCAGGTCGCAATCGTGCATGCTGCCGCAGGAGGGGTCGGCTCACTGTTGGTCCAGTTGGCAACTCACAAGCATCATGGGACCGTCATCGCCACCAGCTCGACGCCCGAGAAGGCTGAACGAGCCACCAACAACGGTGCAACCTATTCGGTCGACTACGACCACTTCGAAGACGTTGCCCACCAACTCGGTGGCGCATCCGTGGTCTACGACGGGGTTGGGAAGACGACCTTTGATGCTAGCCTCGCCTCGCTGCGACCGCGTGGAATGTTGGTGCTCTATGGTGCAGCCAGTGGCCAAGTTCCACCCTTTGATCTCCAACGACTCAACGCGGCTGGTTCGATCTACGTCACCCGACCGTCGTTAGTGCACTACATTGCGACTCGTGAGGAGCTGCTTGCACGCGCCACCACGCTTTTTGCCGACATCGCCTCCGGTGTTTTGACCATCGATATCGGTGGTCGCTACCCTCTCGACGCACTGGCACAAGCCCAACAAGATCTTGCCAGTAGAGCGACGACTGGCAAACTTATCATTACCATGTGA
- a CDS encoding FAD-binding oxidoreductase, whose translation MKQATIVGAGIVGLACGWHLQERGYEVRVIDRGLDVAAGSSWGNAGWLSPALAIPLNEPSLVTSGITSLAKADSPLYVPVRFDVELWRFLALFVSQCTRTAFAQMMAKLAVLNAGALEAYDELGVSVDEPTIAAPILAGFRNREEAQGLLAEFEFLRTAGGTLEYDLLTGDEARERSRLLSGAIEVVIDIHDQRYIDPNAYTHALAEALRTRGATFVMGQEVTEVVGDSREVRVLTQGGAEAFRSNVAVVATGAWANRLGRQLGVRIPVRAGRGYSMVCDTVEPPTTPIYFPAARVACTPIDQGLRVAGTMEFRGPDDPLDPRRLEAIVRSSRELLDGVDFDNSRHRWVGPRPVSADGLPLIGVTAQPGVYFAAGHGMWGITQGPFTGRLLAQAIDSGEVGPELRAFDPLRSMQRPQVPMIAKWPRLGSKS comes from the coding sequence TTGAAGCAGGCGACGATCGTCGGGGCGGGAATCGTGGGTTTGGCCTGCGGGTGGCACCTGCAGGAGCGCGGATATGAGGTGCGGGTTATCGATCGCGGTTTAGATGTCGCGGCCGGTTCGAGCTGGGGCAATGCCGGTTGGCTCTCACCCGCCTTGGCGATTCCTCTGAACGAACCGTCCCTGGTCACCAGCGGCATTACGTCGCTCGCAAAGGCCGACTCTCCACTCTATGTTCCGGTTCGGTTCGACGTCGAGCTCTGGAGATTTCTGGCGCTGTTTGTCAGCCAATGTACCCGAACGGCCTTCGCTCAGATGATGGCAAAGCTCGCCGTCCTGAACGCCGGGGCGCTTGAGGCCTACGATGAACTGGGTGTATCGGTAGATGAACCGACGATCGCTGCGCCGATCCTCGCTGGCTTTCGCAACCGTGAGGAGGCACAAGGGTTGTTGGCCGAGTTCGAGTTCCTCCGTACGGCTGGTGGAACACTGGAGTACGACCTGCTGACCGGTGATGAGGCCCGCGAGCGTTCACGACTGCTTTCAGGGGCAATCGAGGTGGTGATCGACATCCACGATCAGCGCTATATCGATCCGAACGCCTACACTCACGCACTCGCTGAGGCGTTACGTACTCGGGGTGCCACCTTTGTCATGGGACAGGAGGTGACCGAGGTGGTTGGCGATTCCCGAGAGGTGCGGGTGCTCACTCAAGGTGGGGCCGAAGCGTTTCGCTCCAACGTTGCCGTCGTTGCGACCGGGGCTTGGGCAAACCGACTTGGGCGTCAACTTGGGGTTCGGATCCCGGTGCGTGCGGGCCGTGGCTACTCGATGGTCTGTGACACCGTAGAACCCCCGACGACGCCGATCTACTTTCCGGCCGCGCGCGTCGCGTGCACCCCGATCGATCAGGGGCTACGGGTCGCCGGAACCATGGAGTTTCGTGGTCCAGACGATCCACTCGATCCTCGGCGACTGGAGGCCATCGTGCGATCGAGTCGAGAACTGCTAGACGGCGTTGATTTTGACAACTCCCGTCACCGTTGGGTGGGCCCCCGGCCGGTGAGTGCGGATGGATTGCCCTTGATCGGGGTGACCGCTCAGCCAGGGGTTTACTTCGCCGCTGGACACGGGATGTGGGGGATTACCCAAGGCCCGTTCACTGGCCGACTGTTGGCTCAGGCGATCGATTCTGGTGAGGTTGGGCCCGAACTTCGTGCCTTCGACCCTCTGCGTTCGATGCAGCGACCGCAGGTACCGATGATCGCGAAGTGGCCAAGGCTCGGCTCAAAGTCGTAG
- a CDS encoding response regulator transcription factor: protein MTTDKERILIAEDEESFVDAMTLGLSREGFEPIVATDGQRALDLFHETQPDCILLDVMLPKISGLDVCRQIRKESKVPIIIVTARSTELDTVLGLELGADDYVTKPFRMAELIARIRALLRRTTESSERPRTDEEVLRFQGITAYIDRHQVVVGDDEIKLPPKEFELLILFLRNPGKVLTRDVLVDRVWGHDYYGDTKTLDVHIKRLRNKIEPDPNRPTVLTTIRGVGYRLDLPRE from the coding sequence ATGACCACGGACAAAGAGCGTATCCTCATCGCCGAAGACGAGGAGAGCTTCGTCGATGCCATGACCCTCGGGTTGAGCCGGGAGGGCTTTGAGCCCATCGTCGCCACCGATGGACAACGCGCACTCGACCTGTTCCACGAGACCCAACCGGACTGCATCTTGCTCGACGTCATGTTGCCCAAGATCTCTGGCCTCGACGTGTGTCGCCAGATCCGCAAGGAGTCAAAGGTTCCGATCATCATTGTCACCGCCCGCTCCACCGAACTCGACACCGTCTTGGGACTCGAGCTCGGGGCCGATGACTACGTTACCAAACCCTTTCGGATGGCCGAACTCATCGCCCGGATTCGTGCCCTGTTGCGTCGCACAACGGAGAGTTCTGAGCGCCCTCGCACCGACGAGGAGGTACTCCGGTTCCAAGGCATTACCGCCTACATCGACCGACATCAGGTTGTCGTCGGCGATGACGAGATCAAGCTGCCTCCCAAGGAGTTCGAGCTCCTCATCTTGTTCCTGCGCAACCCCGGCAAGGTGCTCACCCGCGACGTCCTAGTCGATCGAGTATGGGGGCATGACTACTACGGAGACACCAAGACCCTCGACGTCCACATCAAGCGACTCAGGAACAAGATCGAACCAGACCCGAACCGCCCCACCGTTTTGACCACCATCCGCGGTGTTGGATACCGGCTTGACCTCCCTCGAGAATAA
- a CDS encoding ATP-binding protein, producing the protein MEERQTVGNAEGEYVEIVDLWKRAAASLSIGVVLVDADYRTVYSDYADKIPTGGFAERILLERAISALKHDARLELYRTQTLEVFGPPKSYFQLVTTPLGSDPHPPFIITVENITERKRLEEVRRDFVANVSHELKTPVGGIVLLADALSQESDPATVLRLSRRILDEGDRLARLVTDLLDLSKLEETELHQIHEVNLNEVASECVDRYRLGAEACGIDLVVEFSAEQPLVSGDRWQLSSAISNLVDNAIKYSEPSTEVKLTIRVVQSKVEAIISDHGIGIPARDLTRIFERFYRVDADRSRATGGTGLGLSIVRHVIENHQGTIDVTSTEGVGTTFTISLPRVSS; encoded by the coding sequence GTGGAGGAACGTCAAACCGTAGGAAATGCTGAGGGCGAATACGTCGAGATCGTTGATCTATGGAAACGAGCAGCCGCGAGCCTCTCCATCGGTGTGGTCTTGGTCGACGCCGACTACCGAACGGTCTATTCAGACTACGCCGACAAGATTCCGACCGGCGGGTTTGCCGAACGAATCCTCCTGGAACGCGCCATTTCGGCACTCAAACACGACGCTCGTCTTGAGCTCTACCGGACCCAAACCCTCGAGGTATTCGGACCTCCAAAGAGCTACTTTCAGCTGGTCACCACCCCACTTGGCAGCGATCCGCACCCTCCCTTCATCATCACCGTCGAAAACATCACCGAACGAAAGCGATTGGAGGAGGTACGACGTGACTTCGTTGCCAACGTCTCACACGAGCTCAAAACCCCGGTTGGAGGTATTGTGCTGCTCGCCGATGCCTTGAGCCAGGAGAGCGACCCGGCCACGGTGCTGAGGCTGTCACGGCGTATCCTCGACGAGGGCGATCGGTTGGCACGCCTCGTCACCGATCTGTTGGACCTCTCCAAGCTCGAAGAGACCGAACTCCACCAGATCCACGAGGTCAACCTCAATGAGGTCGCCTCCGAATGCGTCGACCGTTATCGCCTGGGTGCTGAGGCCTGCGGCATCGACCTGGTGGTCGAGTTCAGCGCCGAGCAACCCCTCGTCAGTGGCGATCGTTGGCAACTGAGCTCGGCGATCTCGAACCTCGTCGACAACGCCATCAAGTACTCTGAGCCATCGACTGAGGTTAAGCTCACCATCAGGGTTGTCCAATCCAAGGTCGAGGCCATCATCTCCGATCACGGGATCGGTATTCCAGCCCGGGACCTGACCCGCATCTTCGAACGATTCTATCGCGTTGACGCCGACCGCTCCCGAGCAACGGGTGGCACGGGACTCGGACTCTCTATAGTGAGACATGTGATAGAGAACCATCAGGGCACCATCGACGTCACCTCCACCGAAGGAGTCGGAACGACCTTTACGATCTCGCTTCCACGGGTTAGCTCATGA